Proteins encoded by one window of Dialister pneumosintes:
- a CDS encoding D-glycero-alpha-D-manno-heptose-1,7-bisphosphate 7-phosphatase: MKSLHKNKAVFLDRDGVLNVDKHYLYKISDLEWIPGAIEAVVQLSQLGWKIIVVTNQSGIARGYYTEDDVMTLHHYMAMIINNAGGKIDKFIYCPYLKGAKISKYDKDSIDRKPAPGMILKGIKAYDLEPTKCFLIGDKNSDMEAAERAGMPGFLFKGGRLDTFVLHCLTLLKDKKDFHV, encoded by the coding sequence ATGAAATCATTACATAAAAATAAAGCGGTTTTTTTAGACCGAGACGGCGTTCTTAATGTTGATAAACATTATTTATATAAAATATCTGATTTAGAGTGGATTCCCGGTGCTATAGAAGCAGTTGTACAATTATCTCAATTGGGATGGAAAATAATTGTTGTTACGAATCAAAGTGGTATTGCAAGAGGATATTATACAGAAGATGATGTAATGACATTACATCATTATATGGCAATGATAATTAACAATGCCGGAGGAAAGATTGACAAATTTATATATTGTCCTTATCTAAAAGGTGCAAAAATAAGTAAGTATGATAAAGATTCTATAGATAGAAAACCTGCGCCGGGAATGATTTTAAAAGGGATCAAAGCATATGACTTAGAACCTACAAAATGCTTTTTAATAGGGGATAAGAATAGCGATATGGAGGCAGCAGAACGTGCAGGAATGCCTGGATTTTTATTTAAAGGTGGACGACTTGATACATTTGTACTTCATTGTCTTACTTTATTAAAAGATAAGAAGGATTTTCATGTATAA
- a CDS encoding TrmH family RNA methyltransferase, with amino-acid sequence MQLITSRSNRWVKLAEQLKHRKFRDKYAQFLMEGIRSTEDIQKQQISDVICFFTDNATQNDRVKKIIKKGDSLHWVLLCVTESIMKAITGTENTQGLLSIVNKKIYPHHEIRTLKGHYVLLDRIQDPGNMGTIIRTAAAAGCKGILLTSGCTDAYSEKAVRSSMGSILRLPIYEDVKMEELLELKTRKDFTIIGTSFTNAKSYREYTPFANGIIAFGNEGNGISEEILKLCDYSLYIPLHNNVESLNVTAAAAIILFHTEHIN; translated from the coding sequence ATGCAACTAATTACTAGCAGATCAAATAGGTGGGTTAAACTTGCAGAACAGTTAAAACATAGAAAATTTAGAGATAAATATGCTCAATTTCTTATGGAAGGGATTCGTTCCACAGAAGATATTCAAAAACAACAGATTTCAGATGTAATTTGTTTTTTTACTGATAATGCAACTCAAAATGATAGAGTTAAGAAAATTATAAAAAAGGGTGATTCGTTACATTGGGTTTTATTGTGTGTAACTGAATCGATTATGAAAGCTATTACAGGAACAGAAAATACACAAGGACTTCTTTCTATTGTAAATAAAAAAATATATCCACATCATGAAATTAGAACATTGAAAGGACATTATGTACTTTTAGATAGGATACAAGATCCTGGTAATATGGGAACCATTATTCGTACTGCAGCTGCTGCAGGATGCAAAGGAATATTACTTACCTCTGGATGTACAGATGCTTATTCAGAAAAAGCAGTGAGAAGTTCTATGGGAAGCATTCTTCGTTTACCTATTTATGAAGATGTAAAAATGGAAGAACTTTTAGAATTGAAGACAAGAAAAGATTTCACAATTATTGGAACTTCTTTTACTAATGCTAAATCTTATAGAGAATATACTCCATTTGCAAATGGTATTATTGCATTTGGTAATGAAGGAAATGGAATATCTGAAGAAATATTAAAACTTTGTGATTATTCTTTATACATTCCGTTACATAATAATGTAGAGTCTTTAAATGTTACTGCAGCTGCTGCTATTATCTTATTTCATACAGAACATATAAATTAA
- a CDS encoding DUF3656 domain-containing U32 family peptidase, whose amino-acid sequence MEILAPAGSPELLYAAIAAGADAVYLGGEFFSARKFAGNFDNLQMKEAVHLCHSRGIAVYVTLNTLISDNEIDKVKEYLRFLDSIYIDGLLIQDLGIAYLANKITPNIPLHASTQMTVSNLAGVQFLESLNFKRVVLSRELSLDEIEYIANNCRAEIEIFVHGALCVSYSGQCLMSSFIGGRSGNRGACAQPCRMPYHLTDDMGRPIKKESGRYIISLKDMSGIQDIERIKKSKVVSLKIEGRMKSPEYVYDVVSSYRKALDQDCCTGMEETSQLQKKLEKRFYRGFTSAYYHDDIGADMMTSIIPGNRGIMAGTIEKINQYSFLFKNIVNISQEHITGVSYVTSDYKIAFISEKNINKVNGNIYQCLMQKKPLDKSHIYWHIKERKYNINREKLQGKTIIDFSVFAAVGSPLTLIASDRNNHSITIRSSYQCEKANKHVASLKDVKEQLMRLGGTPFLLGDLKLKNKECMIPKSILNTLRKEAVHHLSNCIEKDFVKSTHNFSDKIIPLPNIQTTTFSMKPEISIRTEQIEQVKSALKAGCKEIIFGGDSYHHQVLSVSKYKEALELVKNANGRIIFATPRVLREKHSKEYLLLLSDIAKLKPDAIEVSFLGILNWYNKYIKDIPLVGGSSLNIFNKEGLNTIARLGMSGVMLSPELTIKQIAYMTTNTTIPIGITAFGRSEMMISDYCVIESVITGDKKKKCPGICLHHHYNLKDEQGRLFPIRTDEWCRMHILNSKVLDMRPYMNKLIQAGVHRIHIDARAIEGDIYKITRSFVDILSGDAPLPKVDSNATITRGHFFRGVL is encoded by the coding sequence ATGGAAATCTTGGCACCGGCAGGTTCACCTGAGTTGCTTTATGCAGCTATTGCAGCAGGAGCAGATGCCGTTTATTTAGGGGGAGAATTTTTTAGTGCAAGAAAATTTGCAGGAAACTTTGATAATCTTCAAATGAAAGAAGCTGTTCATTTGTGCCACTCCCGAGGAATTGCCGTTTATGTAACTTTAAATACTTTAATTTCAGATAATGAAATAGATAAAGTTAAAGAATATCTTAGATTTCTTGATTCTATTTATATTGATGGATTATTGATACAGGATTTAGGAATTGCTTATTTAGCAAATAAAATAACACCTAATATTCCACTTCATGCAAGTACACAGATGACGGTTAGTAATCTTGCGGGTGTTCAATTTCTTGAATCCCTTAATTTTAAAAGAGTGGTTCTCTCACGTGAATTATCTTTGGATGAAATTGAATATATAGCAAACAACTGTAGAGCTGAAATAGAAATTTTTGTACATGGAGCTTTATGCGTATCCTATTCAGGACAATGCTTGATGAGTAGTTTTATAGGTGGAAGAAGTGGTAATAGAGGTGCTTGCGCACAACCATGTCGTATGCCATATCATTTAACAGATGATATGGGACGACCTATAAAAAAAGAAAGTGGACGATATATTATCAGTTTAAAAGATATGTCCGGGATTCAAGACATAGAAAGAATAAAAAAATCTAAGGTTGTGTCTCTAAAAATAGAAGGGCGCATGAAAAGTCCTGAATATGTTTATGATGTAGTATCCTCTTATAGAAAAGCATTAGACCAAGATTGTTGTACCGGAATGGAAGAAACTTCTCAGTTACAGAAAAAGCTTGAAAAACGTTTTTATAGAGGCTTTACTTCTGCTTATTATCATGATGATATTGGAGCGGATATGATGACATCAATAATTCCCGGTAATCGTGGAATTATGGCAGGTACGATAGAAAAAATTAATCAATATAGTTTTTTATTTAAAAATATAGTCAATATTTCACAAGAACATATTACAGGAGTTTCTTATGTAACTTCAGATTATAAAATAGCCTTTATTTCAGAAAAGAATATAAATAAAGTTAACGGAAATATATATCAATGTTTAATGCAAAAGAAACCTCTTGATAAAAGTCATATTTATTGGCATATAAAAGAACGAAAATATAATATAAATCGCGAAAAATTGCAAGGGAAAACAATTATAGATTTTTCTGTTTTTGCAGCAGTGGGCAGTCCTCTTACTTTAATAGCTTCTGATAGAAATAATCACTCTATTACGATTCGTTCTTCTTATCAATGTGAGAAAGCTAATAAACATGTAGCATCTTTAAAAGATGTAAAAGAACAGCTTATGCGTTTAGGCGGAACTCCTTTCTTATTAGGCGATTTGAAACTTAAAAATAAAGAGTGTATGATACCGAAAAGTATTCTAAATACTTTACGAAAAGAAGCTGTTCATCATTTAAGCAATTGTATTGAAAAAGATTTTGTAAAATCTACACATAACTTTTCAGATAAAATAATACCGCTACCTAATATACAAACAACCACATTTTCTATGAAACCTGAAATAAGTATTCGTACAGAACAGATAGAACAAGTTAAAAGTGCTTTAAAGGCTGGTTGCAAAGAAATTATATTTGGTGGAGATTCTTATCACCACCAAGTACTTTCTGTTTCAAAATATAAAGAGGCGCTTGAATTAGTGAAAAATGCAAATGGTCGGATTATTTTTGCAACACCTAGAGTTTTAAGAGAAAAACATAGTAAGGAATATCTTCTTTTGCTATCTGATATAGCTAAGTTAAAACCGGATGCTATTGAAGTATCTTTTTTAGGAATATTAAACTGGTATAATAAGTATATAAAAGATATACCTCTTGTAGGTGGTTCCTCTCTTAATATTTTTAATAAAGAAGGATTAAATACGATTGCTAGGCTAGGCATGTCAGGGGTAATGCTTTCACCTGAACTTACAATTAAACAAATAGCATATATGACTACAAATACAACTATTCCTATTGGTATTACAGCTTTTGGTAGATCAGAAATGATGATATCTGACTATTGTGTCATCGAATCTGTAATTACCGGAGATAAAAAGAAAAAATGTCCGGGTATATGCTTACACCATCACTATAATCTTAAAGATGAACAAGGGCGATTATTTCCGATACGGACTGATGAATGGTGTAGAATGCATATATTGAATAGTAAAGTTTTAGATATGCGACCTTATATGAATAAACTAATACAAGCAGGTGTTCATCGAATCCATATAGATGCTAGAGCTATAGAAGGAGATATCTATAAAATTACTCGTTCTTTTGTAGATATTCTCTCAGGTGATGCACCATTACCGAAAGTCGATAGTAATGCTACTATTACACGAGGCCATTTTTTTAGAGGAGTTTTATAA
- the gmhA gene encoding D-sedoheptulose 7-phosphate isomerase, with protein sequence MDIIKNGFINHHKVLEDTMDLIPVVQKMAEICLNSLRNGNKILICGNGGSAADAQHIAAELIGRFCNERISLPSIALTVDTSILTSIANDYNYDMVFSRQVEGLGVQGDVFWGITTSGNSTNVIAATETAKELGLTTIISTGKDGGMIKNVADVSLIIPSNNTARIQEMHMLCAHLICEIIDQENW encoded by the coding sequence ATGGATATTATTAAGAACGGATTTATTAACCATCATAAAGTGTTAGAAGATACTATGGATTTAATTCCTGTTGTACAAAAGATGGCAGAAATATGTCTTAACTCTTTAAGAAATGGGAATAAGATTTTAATTTGTGGTAATGGCGGTAGTGCTGCAGATGCACAACATATAGCTGCTGAACTTATAGGTAGATTTTGTAATGAAAGAATTTCTCTTCCCTCCATTGCTTTAACCGTTGATACTTCTATCCTTACTTCTATTGCAAATGACTATAATTATGATATGGTTTTTTCGAGACAGGTAGAAGGATTAGGTGTGCAGGGCGATGTCTTTTGGGGAATTACTACCAGTGGGAATAGTACTAATGTAATTGCTGCTACAGAAACAGCAAAAGAACTTGGATTAACTACTATTATTTCTACAGGAAAAGATGGTGGAATGATTAAAAATGTAGCAGATGTTTCACTGATTATCCCATCCAATAATACTGCACGTATACAAGAGATGCATATGTTATGTGCACATTTAATATGTGAAATAATAGATCAAGAAAATTGGTAA
- a CDS encoding zinc metalloprotease HtpX, with product MNKIKSVMLLTLLSIILMAIGGVVGGRQGALCMLAVSFVINFISYWNCDKIALMQYNAQPITKEEAPELHQLVRRLSDNASIAMPKLYVIPTDVPNAFATGRDDKHAAVAITQGLLNLLNKDELAGVISHELSHIKHRDTLIMTLAASIATAISYIANIAQWSAIFGGRRDENGSSSIIGLLATIIVAPIAASIIQLALSRSREYMADASGAEISGKPLALASALQKLDNYAHHKVIPGAKPSTSGLFIINPLCGVRGIQNLFSTHPSTEERIEKLQNIAADMNLF from the coding sequence ATGAATAAAATTAAATCTGTGATGCTCTTAACGTTATTGAGCATAATTTTGATGGCCATTGGTGGAGTGGTTGGCGGTCGTCAAGGTGCCTTATGTATGTTGGCAGTTTCATTTGTTATTAATTTTATTAGTTATTGGAATTGTGATAAAATTGCATTAATGCAATATAATGCACAACCTATTACAAAAGAAGAAGCTCCTGAACTTCATCAATTAGTCAGACGACTATCTGATAATGCTTCTATTGCTATGCCTAAATTATATGTTATACCAACAGATGTTCCCAATGCATTTGCAACGGGGAGAGATGATAAACATGCAGCAGTAGCTATAACACAAGGATTATTAAATCTTCTAAATAAAGATGAATTGGCGGGTGTTATCAGTCATGAATTATCACATATTAAGCATCGGGATACTTTAATTATGACTTTAGCCGCTTCTATCGCGACAGCTATTAGCTACATTGCAAATATAGCCCAATGGAGTGCGATATTTGGCGGTCGCCGTGATGAAAATGGAAGCAGTAGTATTATTGGGCTTTTGGCTACTATAATAGTGGCACCTATTGCTGCTTCTATTATTCAATTAGCACTTTCTCGTTCTAGGGAATATATGGCAGATGCTTCGGGTGCTGAAATTAGTGGTAAACCGTTAGCTTTAGCAAGTGCATTGCAGAAATTAGATAATTATGCACATCATAAAGTTATACCGGGTGCTAAACCTTCCACATCCGGGTTATTTATTATTAATCCTTTATGTGGGGTACGCGGTATTCAAAATTTGTTTTCAACGCATCCTTCTACGGAAGAGCGTATTGAAAAGTTGCAAAATATAGCAGCTGATATGAATTTATTTTAA
- the ndk gene encoding nucleoside-diphosphate kinase, giving the protein MAVEKTLVLVKPDGVKKHICGEVISRFERKGLALHAIKLIEVSMELAKRHYGEHEGKPFFQGLIDFITSGKVLAMVVEGENAIAAVRQINGATDPLKAVPGSIRGDFATSIDENIVHASDAPETAAREIGLWFPELSN; this is encoded by the coding sequence ATGGCAGTAGAGAAGACTTTAGTTTTGGTGAAACCGGATGGAGTAAAAAAGCATATTTGTGGAGAAGTGATTTCTCGTTTTGAAAGAAAAGGATTAGCTCTTCATGCTATTAAATTAATTGAGGTATCCATGGAGTTAGCTAAAAGACATTATGGTGAACATGAAGGGAAACCATTTTTTCAAGGTTTAATTGATTTTATTACTTCTGGAAAAGTATTAGCAATGGTAGTAGAAGGTGAAAATGCTATTGCAGCTGTTCGCCAAATTAATGGTGCTACCGATCCGCTTAAAGCAGTACCAGGGTCCATTCGTGGCGATTTTGCAACTTCTATTGACGAAAATATTGTACATGCATCAGATGCACCGGAAACAGCTGCAAGAGAAATTGGTCTCTGGTTCCCGGAATTGTCCAATTAA
- a CDS encoding ChbG/HpnK family deacetylase, whose protein sequence is MKKRLIVNADDFGIHGVVNEAIYQAHTKGILTSASLMAGSDAFDEAVKMIKSLPTLGVGIHLTLVGNIKTVLPAKAVSSLTWESDVLCKDYIELIKRDIKGLINLQDVYDEWDAQINKILKAGIQITHFDSHQHMHMWPSFFKVAVELAKKYNILKIRVPNESLLFGITEGNLMRWISKNGLTLLSNKNQRYLRKHNFITNDNFRGMLYGGALYEERLIRCISHMDKGLTEIMCHPSTDNQAMEEIFHWGYHGEEELQGLLSEHVKEWIQKKDIILTSYQEIRN, encoded by the coding sequence ATGAAAAAAAGGCTAATTGTAAATGCGGATGATTTTGGAATTCATGGTGTAGTCAATGAAGCTATTTATCAAGCACATACAAAGGGAATACTTACCAGTGCTTCTTTAATGGCAGGATCTGATGCATTTGATGAAGCAGTGAAGATGATAAAGTCTTTACCTACATTAGGAGTTGGAATTCATTTAACACTTGTGGGAAACATTAAAACGGTTTTACCGGCGAAAGCAGTTTCTTCACTTACATGGGAAAGTGATGTATTATGTAAAGATTATATAGAACTTATAAAGCGTGATATAAAAGGGCTTATTAATTTGCAAGATGTATATGATGAGTGGGATGCACAAATTAACAAAATATTAAAAGCTGGCATTCAAATTACTCATTTTGATAGTCATCAACATATGCACATGTGGCCATCTTTTTTTAAAGTGGCTGTAGAACTAGCTAAAAAGTATAATATTTTAAAAATCAGAGTTCCTAATGAATCATTATTGTTTGGGATAACAGAAGGAAATTTAATGAGATGGATTTCCAAAAATGGATTGACACTGCTTTCTAATAAAAATCAAAGATATTTACGTAAACATAATTTTATAACTAATGATAACTTTCGGGGAATGCTTTATGGGGGAGCTTTATATGAAGAGCGTCTTATTCGATGCATTTCACATATGGATAAAGGATTGACTGAAATTATGTGTCACCCTTCTACTGATAATCAAGCTATGGAAGAAATTTTTCATTGGGGATATCATGGTGAAGAAGAATTGCAAGGACTTTTATCCGAACATGTTAAAGAATGGATTCAAAAAAAGGATATTATATTAACTTCGTATCAAGAAATTAGGAATTAA
- a CDS encoding glycosyltransferase family 9 protein — protein sequence MYKNILIIKMSSLGDVIHTLPSLFVLRKTYPNAKITWAVHSAFAEVLPGKPWIDEVYIIDRNKIKNLSYLNQVRKELHAHHFDLVIDFQMIAKSAIISFLSGGKKHIGYWDAREGSWLVNQPIKGLHKTGHIIEQLLDVTRYLGCKVTSIEFPFADITKATKSATRKLQQAGLQGNYIVLVPGTRGESKKWPIDCWGELTNRLSNKGIYTVLLGTQEEIYLQEKILSITNSSFVLPLMGQTSLLELVAIEKMAKVHVSSDTGPLHIANAMKTSMVALFGPTLPKRSGPYGNLLYTVILADHAGEQNSDMNTISVDQVYEAVIKRYKEQIAYI from the coding sequence ATGTATAAAAATATTTTAATTATAAAAATGAGCTCATTAGGGGATGTTATACATACACTTCCCTCTCTTTTTGTTTTGAGAAAAACATATCCAAATGCAAAAATTACTTGGGCTGTTCATTCTGCATTTGCCGAAGTACTACCTGGAAAACCATGGATTGATGAAGTTTATATTATTGATAGGAATAAAATAAAAAATTTAAGCTATCTCAATCAAGTACGAAAAGAACTACATGCACATCATTTTGATTTGGTAATTGATTTTCAAATGATTGCTAAAAGTGCAATTATTTCATTTCTTTCCGGAGGGAAAAAACATATCGGATATTGGGATGCTAGAGAAGGTAGTTGGCTTGTTAATCAACCTATTAAAGGTTTACATAAAACAGGGCATATTATTGAACAATTATTAGATGTTACTCGATATTTAGGTTGTAAAGTAACTTCTATAGAATTCCCTTTTGCAGATATCACAAAAGCTACTAAATCTGCAACACGCAAGTTACAACAAGCGGGTTTACAGGGGAATTATATTGTTCTAGTTCCGGGAACTAGAGGAGAATCGAAGAAATGGCCTATTGATTGTTGGGGAGAACTGACAAATCGATTATCAAATAAAGGGATTTACACTGTACTTTTAGGCACACAAGAAGAAATTTATTTACAAGAAAAAATTCTAAGTATAACTAATTCCTCATTCGTACTTCCTTTAATGGGTCAAACTTCTTTATTAGAGCTAGTTGCAATAGAAAAAATGGCTAAGGTTCATGTTTCTTCTGATACAGGACCATTACATATTGCCAATGCAATGAAAACATCTATGGTAGCATTATTTGGACCTACACTTCCTAAGCGAAGTGGTCCTTATGGAAATTTATTATATACAGTTATATTGGCAGATCATGCAGGGGAACAAAATTCAGATATGAATACCATTTCTGTAGACCAAGTGTATGAGGCTGTTATAAAAAGATATAAAGAACAAATTGCATATATTTAA
- a CDS encoding ACT domain-containing protein: MAKNTSREFYLVDFQILSEAIKKTIRTKQLLKEGTVLTINEAVKRTGISRSAYYKYKDHVAPAVDVKDEKVYSLVITVAEDIAISSRIIRKIAKGKNQIITIHRSLPVNKFTMLNVVFESLELKSSVIKLIDVIKNMKGVKKVDLIGRDKL, encoded by the coding sequence ATGGCAAAAAACACATCAAGAGAATTTTATTTGGTAGACTTTCAAATTCTATCAGAAGCAATTAAGAAAACTATTAGAACAAAACAATTATTAAAAGAAGGTACCGTATTAACGATTAATGAAGCGGTTAAGCGGACAGGAATCAGTCGTAGTGCTTACTATAAGTATAAAGATCATGTAGCACCTGCTGTAGATGTAAAAGATGAAAAAGTATATTCTCTTGTGATTACTGTAGCAGAAGACATAGCAATTTCTTCAAGAATCATAAGAAAAATTGCTAAAGGGAAAAATCAAATTATTACCATTCATAGGAGTCTACCTGTCAATAAATTTACTATGCTTAATGTTGTGTTTGAGTCATTAGAATTAAAAAGTAGTGTAATAAAATTGATTGATGTCATAAAAAACATGAAAGGCGTAAAAAAAGTAGACCTTATAGGAAGAGATAAGTTATAA
- a CDS encoding endonuclease MutS2, whose protein sequence is MNSHVLHTLEFNQIQKMLVDRAGSTLSKEMAMKWCPSSEYEIIQNWLNETDEAFRCLHKEVSMPLGQTHDIRTVLSKAEKDICIMPNEFTDLLTTLLTYEKMHHYFEGERHLIYPTLESLSQRMISMEGLVLKLNRVFDDTGKIKDNASSKLSRIRTTIVALKSRIRRALQHIINDKEQAVFFRDAIITQRNDRYVVPIKEEYRYRFDGIVHDRSSTGQTLYMEPMISVQLNNDLTEAYAEEKSEIRNILLSLTKEVYKNSKEIYLNCELATQMEFVFARGQLALDMQGIRAVCSKNEVYLKEARHPLIDVKKVVPISLPLGKDYKVLVVTGSNAGGKTIAIKTLGILALMNQAGLFIPAQEGSLLPIYENIYAIIGDDQSIQYNLSTFSSYITQLSSFLDKCTSSDLVLLDELGSGTDPIEGAALAESVTEFLCQKQVSTIITSHFSEMKKMAYESEGIENAFVEFDLKTLMPTYRLIIGVAGNSNAFNICRRLHLTDEVINKAIKLKQNSPYNNMESIMSNLNEQMQQIQKDKLLIEKTLYESQLLRDELKKERDLLFAKRKQILEKTREESEAIKRNLRVESELIIKELKKKVSSMNRETLNLHVAHIRDKIDGLRLPNNKLEIQRKYPKTLAVGDMVFIDTLGSNGTITAISGKKITIACGTINVTVDKKHCFIPEKSNISSSVKVTPKIRVSKNYRETAISKVSTTLNIIGKTVDESIFEVDKFLNDAFMAGISPVQIIHGKGTGSLRKGIHTHLRTLPFIKEFHLADARNGGAGVTEVYL, encoded by the coding sequence ATGAACAGCCATGTTCTACATACACTTGAATTCAATCAAATACAAAAAATGTTAGTTGATAGAGCCGGTTCTACTTTATCCAAAGAAATGGCTATGAAATGGTGTCCTTCCAGTGAATATGAAATAATCCAAAATTGGTTAAATGAAACAGATGAAGCTTTTCGATGTTTACACAAAGAAGTTTCTATGCCATTAGGACAAACTCATGATATAAGAACTGTGTTATCTAAGGCAGAAAAAGATATATGTATAATGCCGAATGAATTTACCGATTTATTGACAACACTTCTAACATATGAGAAAATGCACCATTATTTTGAGGGAGAGCGTCATCTTATATATCCTACATTAGAATCACTGTCACAGAGAATGATATCTATGGAAGGATTAGTATTAAAATTAAATCGTGTTTTTGATGATACCGGAAAAATAAAGGATAATGCATCATCAAAGTTATCACGAATTCGTACGACAATAGTAGCTTTAAAATCTAGAATTCGTCGTGCTTTACAGCATATTATTAACGATAAAGAACAAGCTGTTTTTTTTCGAGATGCTATTATTACACAAAGAAATGATCGTTATGTAGTACCTATAAAAGAAGAGTATCGCTATAGATTTGATGGTATTGTTCACGACAGATCTTCTACCGGACAAACCCTATATATGGAACCGATGATTTCTGTACAGTTAAATAATGATTTAACTGAAGCCTATGCAGAAGAAAAATCGGAAATTCGGAACATTTTATTGTCTTTAACAAAAGAAGTCTATAAAAATTCTAAAGAAATATATTTAAATTGTGAATTAGCAACACAAATGGAGTTTGTGTTTGCACGAGGACAATTAGCCTTGGATATGCAAGGAATAAGAGCTGTATGCTCTAAAAATGAAGTGTATCTTAAAGAAGCTCGGCATCCATTAATAGATGTAAAAAAAGTCGTTCCTATTTCTTTGCCTTTAGGAAAAGATTATAAAGTATTAGTTGTTACCGGTTCTAATGCCGGGGGGAAAACTATTGCAATAAAAACATTAGGCATTTTAGCATTAATGAATCAAGCCGGATTATTTATTCCTGCACAGGAAGGATCTTTATTGCCTATTTACGAAAATATTTATGCAATTATTGGTGATGATCAAAGTATTCAATATAATTTATCAACATTTTCAAGCTATATTACACAATTGAGTTCTTTTTTAGATAAATGCACATCTTCTGATTTGGTTTTATTGGATGAATTGGGATCTGGAACAGATCCAATCGAAGGTGCGGCCTTAGCAGAATCTGTTACTGAATTTTTATGCCAAAAACAAGTATCTACTATTATTACTTCTCACTTTAGTGAAATGAAAAAAATGGCTTATGAATCAGAAGGAATTGAAAATGCCTTTGTAGAGTTTGATTTAAAAACATTAATGCCTACTTACCGTTTAATTATTGGTGTAGCAGGTAATAGTAATGCATTTAATATTTGTAGACGTTTACATTTAACAGATGAAGTAATTAATAAAGCGATTAAGTTAAAACAAAATTCTCCATATAACAATATGGAATCGATTATGTCCAACCTTAATGAGCAAATGCAACAGATTCAAAAAGATAAACTTCTTATAGAAAAAACATTATATGAATCTCAACTGCTAAGAGATGAACTTAAGAAAGAAAGAGATTTATTGTTTGCTAAACGTAAACAAATATTAGAAAAAACACGAGAAGAGTCCGAAGCTATTAAACGCAATCTTCGTGTAGAATCAGAACTTATTATAAAAGAATTAAAGAAAAAAGTTTCTTCAATGAATAGAGAGACTTTAAATTTACATGTAGCGCATATTCGAGATAAGATAGATGGACTGCGTCTGCCTAATAATAAACTGGAAATACAAAGAAAGTATCCTAAAACATTAGCTGTAGGGGATATGGTGTTTATCGACACGTTAGGCAGTAATGGAACTATTACGGCGATATCAGGAAAGAAAATTACAATTGCTTGTGGAACTATTAATGTAACAGTAGATAAAAAACATTGCTTTATTCCAGAAAAAAGTAATATTTCATCCAGTGTAAAGGTTACTCCTAAAATTCGTGTTTCTAAAAATTATAGAGAAACAGCAATTTCTAAAGTTAGTACAACTCTTAATATTATTGGAAAAACTGTTGATGAATCTATTTTTGAAGTGGATAAGTTTTTAAATGATGCATTTATGGCAGGTATTTCACCGGTTCAAATTATTCACGGGAAAGGCACAGGAAGTTTACGCAAAGGAATTCATACACATTTACGAACTTTACCTTTTATAAAAGAATTTCATCTTGCAGATGCTAGAAATGGAGGTGCTGGGGTTACAGAAGTATATTTGTGA